From Mya arenaria isolate MELC-2E11 chromosome 12, ASM2691426v1, the proteins below share one genomic window:
- the LOC128210611 gene encoding uncharacterized protein LOC128210611, protein MSDVMTTNQANMRLEAENKLVTPLRIKQSERSTHRSRSRQRHAPLPTRGRKSSSLNAKYGGTEPYYDKKRRSRSLAPSRTKLPRYSKGYHALLAMVKDLKDMKEKKLSEPRYEMPSESAKLAARVEAKRKREKQRRSRSYSRGRGIYFEENGEQIPYYRSRSVEQGKRNSTTYRPVTNEDDIINITYTGRASRPTSRESSYSRSSRRRRNSLVQKKVESVRPSDRTSYDFGDLQARIYQEIQNTYGAPDSDAKHKQFFLTLAVMQKEHNNLKRLKLSSSDKALLQKSFDEMKTLKKETNSILVESKKRTSPQSRPLSINSKLQSLMKKTPKEDYYLRRERSKERLRLKPLRNQNSVLKNDFYDRQRLKGDWRYNVHLEQRQRQTTESQRFPVRQVTKDFGKSPISSAFANTESGGSAYKHRNLHKPHQSQGVPVQYRYRDAKESLLYSHRSRPPPLVNDLSHKRSEGVISYDVAYRHRMHGFAK, encoded by the exons ATGTCTGACGTGATGACCACAAACCAAGCTAACATGCGCCTTGAGGCCGAAAACAAACTTGTAACGCCCTTGCGCATTAAACAATCAG aAAGGAGCACACACag GAGTCGATCAAGACAGAGACACGCCCCGCTCCCAACACGGGGCCGTAAAAGTTCatctttaaatgcaaaatatggAGGGACAGAACCGTATTATGACAAAAAGAGGAGGAGCCGATCCTTAGCCCCATCACGCACGAAATTGCCGCGATATTCGAAAGGCTACCACGCCCTGCTCGCGATGGTCAAAGATCTGAAAGACATGAAGGAGAAGAAGCTGTCAGAACCCAGGTACGAGATGCCATCTGAGTCCGCCAAGTTGGCGGCTAGAGTTGAGGCGAAACGGAAGAGAGAAAAGCAAAGGAGAAGTCGAAGTTATAGCAGAG GTAGAGgcatttattttgaagaaaatggtGAACAAATACCCTACTACCGATCAAGATCCGTAGAACAGGGCAAACGAAACAGCACAACGTATCGACCAGTGACGAACGAGGATGACATCATCAATATTACGTATACAGGTCGTGCATCGCGCCCAACTTCAAGGGAATCCTCTTACTCACGTTCTAGCAGACGTCGAAGAAATTCGTTAGTACAGAAGAAAGTGGAATCCGTTCGTCCGTCCGATCGAACTTCGTACGATTTTGGCGATTTACAAGCTCGGATTTATCAAGAAATTCAGAACACTTACGGCGCGCCGGATAGTGACGCTAAGCATAAACAGTTTTTCCTCACTCTCGCAGTCATGCAAAAGGAACACAATAATTTGAAACGTCTTAAATTGAGTAGCAGTGACAAGGCGCTGTTACAAAAGTCCTTCGACGAAATGAAGACTTTGAAAAAAGAGACAAATAGTATTTTAGTAGAGTCGAAAAAGCGAACGTCGCCACAGAGTAGACCCTTAAGTATTAATTCTAAACTACAGTCTCTTATGAAGAAAACACCGAAGGAGGACTATTATTTGCGAAGGGAGCGGTCGAAAGAAAGGTTGAGGCTGAAACCGCTGCGTAATCAGAACTCAGTATTGAAAAACGACTTTTATGATCGTCAAAGATTGAAGGGCGATTGGCGATACAACGTTCATCTTGAGCAGAGACAACGGCAAACAACAG AATCCCAAAGGTTTCCGGTCCGTCAAGTAACAAAAGACTTCGGAAAGTCTCCAATCTCGAGCGCCTTCGCGAACACAGAAAGTGGGGGATCGGCGTATAAACACCGGAACCTACACAAACCTCATCAGTCCCAAGGCGTTCCCGTACAGTACAGGTATCGGGACGCGAAGGAATCGCTGCTCTACTCACACAGATCCCGACCGCCGCCATTGGTGAATGATTTGTCCCACAAACGTAGTGAGGGTGTCATAAGTTACGATGTCGCCTATAGGCACAGAATGCATGGATTCGCCAAGTGA